A stretch of DNA from Kwoniella mangroviensis CBS 8507 chromosome 1 map unlocalized Ctg01, whole genome shotgun sequence:
TcggaagataaggataagaGGTCCTTGCGTTTTGTGCTTGAGAGGAGGTGATGGGATATTAGTAGACAGTGATGAGGTTTGAGTGAAGTGTCGTTGATGGGGACCGGATCTTGGGAAGGTGATATTGTTATGGGTGGAGTAGACGAAGGTGCCAGTAAAGGAAGGAAGTGGATACTGAGTATCTGATATAGCGGATAGCTACGATATACTCTCAGTCAGATGCTGTTATATTATATGCTTGGAACGATGGTATGTAtttactcactcttcttcctcattccaacctttcatcttttcttccacCCGCTCTTTCCATCCCGAAGCTTCCTCTCTGCCCATAGACTTGCTCTTGACTTCTATCTGCACTGCATCTTTGACTCTGTAGCCCTCGTTTACGTTGATATGCAGTGACAGTTTACAGTCTTCGCTGGTTATATCAATCACTCTAGGCCACGATCCTGACtctgaggaggtgagtcgttcAGTCGGtaagagtgatgatgagatcaatgCGAGTTCGGTGTCAATGTCATCGTGTGTTGCCTTGTCGACCATGGTCTATATCGTCATGGTATCCCATACAATGGGAATTCATCGATGCGACTGAATCCATCTGGATCCTGTTCCCTtctgctcatcctcatcctcatcatcaacctcatcagTTTCGTCATTTCCTGATTTCTTcgatccaccaccaccaaagCTAGTTCCGACGGAAGATCCGCATTCATTCACGTGATTCGCATCATGAGTCGAAAACAACTTTACTACTCgtcaaagataagaaagagcCCAGGTTGATATCATAACTCCAATCTACTCATACTTCAAAGGTCTTTCAATAACCTGGTCACTCGGCGAACCATCCGGAGCACTTACAAGATGCCTCCTTccctcccttctccctcttcggTCACTCGAGCAGCGATCACCCTCCCCATCCTTGCTCGTGCCGCAAGCACCACCTCAGCCGGGACAGCCGTCACACCCAACAAACCCCCTCCATCTAAAGACCATCATGTACACACCTACTCTCCCGAGGCATTTCCTCTAGGATACACCGTCTCCTCTACTCACGCTggaatcaagaagaaagccgGTGCTTTAGATTTAGGTATATTGGTCTCAACTTCCGACACTCCTTGTTCAGCAGCGGCATGTATGACTCGAAACGTCTTCAAGGCTGCTCCTGTCACAGTCACTTCTGAACTGCTCCGAAATAGCAATGGTCGAGCCAAGGGATTTATAATTAATTCAGGTTGTGCGAACGCAGTAACGGGTAAAAAAGGTTTAGAAGATGCTTGGTCAATGTCCAACACAACCacttctcaacttcctccttctgGTGCACAAAGTGATAAAGAGGGTACATTGGTAATGTCAACAGGAGTCATTGGGCAACATTTACCCATTTCATCGATATTAGATAAAATTCCAGAATTAATTAGAACTCTCGATGATTCACCTAAATCATGGTTAGATCTCTCAAAAGCATTTATGACTACCGATACGTTCCCCAAACTTCGTGCTAAAACATTCAAGATTGGTGATAGATTAATTAGAATGGCAGGTATAGATAAAGGTGCAGGTATGATCGCACCTAATATGGGacctcctcaaccacccCATGCGACGCTTTTAGGTGTAATTGCTACAGACGCAGCTATCAAGCCCGAAGATCTTCAAAATGCTTTGAACTACGCTGTTGATAGATCGTTCAATAATATCACTGTAGATGGCGATATGTCGACGAACGATACGATCTTATGTCTGGCGAATGGTGCTGCTGGGTCAGCGGAACATGGAGGTAGAGAAACGGAAGAGAAAATGAAAGAGTTGACGGAGAAAGCAAATCCAGAGGAATTTGGGATATTCAAAGAGCAGCTGAGAGAGTTTGCAGAAGAGTTGGCTCAGTTGGTAGTTAGGGATGGTGAGGGTGCGACCAAGTTTGTTACTATTCGAGTCAAGGTGGGTTTGAATGTCTTTCCAGCATAATAAATTATATTGGCTGATCGTATTGGTTGGTTTCTTCTGTAGGGCGCCCCGACATACGAAATCGCAAATGCTGTCGCTAAATCCGTAGCTAACTCAAGTTTGTTCAAGACTGCGATGTATGgcgaaggtgagtgatactaGATCAAGATCCAATGCTGCCAAGCTGACTTCGGACCTGATAGATGCCAACTGGGGTAGAATTCTTTGTGCTGTGTAAGTAGCTCTGACATCGATACTGAGGGTAATGCCTTATCGACATAAACCTTTCTCAAAGTAAatcatgagctgatattcttCTGATCCCGATACAGCGGCTACACCCCTCTTTCACCCAACCCAATCTCTCCAACATCCGTGTCCGTATCATTTCTCCCTCCCGCTGCATCCTCAAACACCACTCCCTTGCGATTACTCACCAATGGCGAGCCAGAACCTAATATCGATGAGGCTCGAGCTAGCGAGATATtaaaagaggaagatctagagattgaaattgatcttGGAGATGGTAACGAGGAAGCAAAAGTTTGGACATGTGATTTTTCACATGAATATGTCACGATTAACGGCAGTGTGAGTACGAAAGTTGGCATTGTCATCAGTTTGGGACATATaggcagaggaagaggaaggatggatgtACGACTGATCTTGCATTTGGTCTTCCGACGTAGtatcgaagttgatcgaagagatgaaaaagtcaatggagatgaagtaggtaaaaggagaaggaaagcaAAGGAGTATTTCACTGGTAGACTTCAATCCGACTCATACATTATATAGATATTATGATCATGAATATTCTTGAGCAGGTTCAATTTAAATCCGAAATGCTACATTCGATAATCTTGAATTTCATGAGCTCAATGCCATGAGTTGTTCCGTCGGAGTGATCGCCACACCCTTGTACGTCATCACCatatcccatcccatttcatccCTGGATTCACTCGTATTTGTTTGAGCAGTGCGAAAAAGTGACTCATACTCATCCAATACTCTCAACCCTTTGTCGTCAATCCTTGGTTTGATGACTCAAGGGCATCAGCCATAAGGCTACCAACCTGTCAGGCTGCTTAGCCCCTCAACAAACGATGCCAGCAATACCTCaaccaacttcttcatcccgaGCCAAGCACTTCCACCCTCCAGATCCAAATCATGCTCCTCGAgacctatcatcccatcgacCCAGTAATGCTCCCATCCCTGAACCATCCCCGAAAATCGTCTCTTCAAAATCGCATAGGGAACATCATACACCTCGACGATTCATCGGTCCGATCCCTCAGAAAACGCTCAATTCAAATGAAGTTgtagagaagagaaggagattaAGTGAATTGAAGAGAAGTGCCATTTCCCATTTGCCCTTATTCGGTGAAGCCAACGGTAGCAATAGAGATGGGACGAGTTTCATAGGATCTAACTCCCACGGGGAGGGGGATGAAAGACATCTGATCAGGGAGGCTGCTAAGCGCATCAGGATTAGGAAGAGAGATAGGAATGGTGAAGAGTTTGAACAACATTTGGAACTGGATTTAGAGACTCCCCTTGAGGATGAATCGAAGGGAAAGGCAGGAAgtgaagggaaaggaaagaatatGTGGTCAGGTGAGAGTTTCGATATAGGAAGGGAATTCTTAGGT
This window harbors:
- a CDS encoding arginine biosynthesis bifunctional protein ArgJ, mitochondrial yields the protein MPPSLPSPSSVTRAAITLPILARAASTTSAGTAVTPNKPPPSKDHHVHTYSPEAFPLGYTVSSTHAGIKKKAGALDLGILVSTSDTPCSAAACMTRNVFKAAPVTVTSELLRNSNGRAKGFIINSGCANAVTGKKGLEDAWSMSNTTTSQLPPSGAQSDKEGTLVMSTGVIGQHLPISSILDKIPELIRTLDDSPKSWLDLSKAFMTTDTFPKLRAKTFKIGDRLIRMAGIDKGAGMIAPNMGPPQPPHATLLGVIATDAAIKPEDLQNALNYAVDRSFNNITVDGDMSTNDTILCLANGAAGSAEHGGRETEEKMKELTEKANPEEFGIFKEQLREFAEELAQLVVRDGEGATKFVTIRVKGAPTYEIANAVAKSVANSSLFKTAMYGEDANWGRILCAVGYTPLSPNPISPTSVSVSFLPPAASSNTTPLRLLTNGEPEPNIDEARASEILKEEDLEIEIDLGDGNEEAKVWTCDFSHEYVTINGSVSTKVGIVISLGHIGRGRGRMDVRLILHLVFRRSIEVDRRDEKVNGDEVGKRRRKAKEYFTGRLQSDSYII